CGAATGGCTGGCAGGAGTCATTTCTAGTTTAAATGAAGGGCAAGGCAGTTCTGTTGCTGCAGTTCCCGCAACGATGGCTTCAGTAGGTGAACAAACGTATTCGAGAACAAATCCGTTTAAAGCGGAAGTGCTTGAAAATATAAACTTGAACGGTCGTGGCTCCAATAAAGAGACACATCATCTCGAGTTATCTCTTGAGGGCTCTGGTCTTACATTCGAACCTGGAGACAGCCTTGGTATATATCCGAAAAATGATTCAGATTTAGTGGATATGCTTCTTAAGGAACTCAATTGGGACCCAGAAGAAACCGTGAAGATCAATAAGCAGGGAGAAGTTCGTCAGCTTAGGGAATCGCTCATCTCCGATTTTGAAATTACGGTTTTGACAAAGTCCCTCATTGAACAAGTGGCCCAGCTTTCAGATAACGAGGATTTAAAGGAGCTTTTAGTGCCTGGTAATGAAGATAGATTAAAAGAATATCGTGAAGGCCGTGATTTGCTTGATTTTGTCCGTGATTTTGGCTCATGGGGCGAATCGGCGCAAGAATTCGTATCAATTCTCCGGAAAATTCCAGCCCGTCTATATTCGATTGCGAGTAGCTTATCCGCATATCCGGATGAAGTGCATTTGACAATCGGAGCTGTCCGGTATGAAAGTCACGGACGAGAAAGAAAAGGTGTCTGCTCCATTTTATGTGCAGACCAATTACAGCCTGGGGACATGCTGCCTATTTACATTCAGCATAACCAGAATTTCAAGCAGCCGAAGAACCCAGACACTCCAATAATCATGGTTGGACCGGGAACGGGCATAGCTCCGTTCAGATCCTTTATCCAGTATCGCGAAGAATCGGAAGCGAAAGGGAAAACGTGGCTCTTTTTCGGCGATCAGCATTTCGTGACGGATTTCCTTTATCAGACTGAATGGCAAAAGTGGTTGGAAACAGGCGTACTTACGAAAATGGATGTTGCCTTTTCACGTGATACTGATGAAAAAGTGTATGTTCAAAACCGTATGCGCGAGCACAGCGGGGAATTATACGAATGGCTTCAAGAAGGGGCAGCTGTATACATTTGCGGTGACGAGAAAAACATGGCACATGACGTCCATAATACGCTTATTGAGATCATTGAAAAAGAAGGCAATATGAGCCATGCTGATGCGCAAGCTTATCTTGAAGAATTGCAACAAAATAAACGCTATCAACGTGATGTGTACTGAAAATTTGGAGGAAAAGGAGATAACAACATGGTGAACCCACTATTGAAAGCACTATTGAAAGCACCAGAAGGACCGCCTAGTGATGTTGAGCAAATTAAAGACAAAAGCGATTATTTGCGAGGTACACTTGGAAAAGTGATGCAGGATCGGATTAGTGCCGGTATTCCGGATGATGACAATCGACTAATGAAACATCACGGCAGTTATTTGCAGGATGACCGGGATCTACGCAATGAGCGTCAGAAACAAAAACTGGAGCCTGCCTATCAGTTTATGTTGCGTGTCCGCATGCCCGGCGGGGTGGCACAGCCTTCTCAATGGCTTGTTATGGATGACCTTGCTCAGAAATATGGAAACGGAACCTTGAAATTGACAACAAGACAGACGTTTCAAATGCATGGCATTTTAAAATGGAATATGAAAAAAACCATTCAGGAAATCCATGCTTCCATGCTGGATACCATCGCTGCATGCGGTGATGTAAACCGGAACGTAATGTGCAATTCGATTCCATTTCAATCCGAAATTCATTCCGAAGTATATGAATGGTCGAAAAAATTGAGTGATTATCTTTTGCCACGTACAAGGGCGTACCATGAAATCTGGCTGGATGAAGAAAAAGTGGTTGGTACTCCTGAAGTGGAGGAAGTCGAACCAATGTATGGTAAGCTTTATTTGCCAAGGAAGTTTAAAATAGGCATTGCGGTCCCTCCATCCAATGACATTGATGTCTACTCCCAGGATCTTGGCTTCATAGCAATTGTTGAAAATGGAAAACTCGTTGGTTTTAATGTGGCGATCGGCGGCGGTATGGGAATGACCCATGGTGACAAGGCGACATATCCTCAACTAGCCAAAATAATCGGCTTTTGCAACCCTGATCAAATACTGGATGTGGCTGAAAAAGTCATTACGATTCAGCGTGATTATGGAAACCGCTCCGTAAGGAAAAATGCACGGTTCAAGTATACGGTAGACAGGATTGGGCTCGAAGCGGTAAAGGCTGAATTGGAAAATCGTCTAGAATGGAAGCTGGAGGAAGCGAGAACTTATCATTTTGATAATAATGGTGACCGCTATGGATGGGTAAAAGGCATGCAAGGAAAATGGCATTTTACACTATTTGTCGAGGGTGGCCGAATTGCCGATATCAATGATTACAAGCTGATGACCGGTTTGCGTGAAATCGCAAAGATCCATTCGGGTGATTTCCGTTTGACGGCCAATCAAAACCTAATCATTGCAGATGTGTCAAGTCAGCAAAAGAAAAAGATCATAGAATTGCTTGAAACATACGGTTTGACGGATGGTGCACATCATTCAGCACTCCGACGCAGCTCGATTGCATGCGTGGCGCTTCCAACATGCGGGTTGGCAATGGCCGAAGCAGAGCGTTATTTGCCGGTTCTGCTTGATAAAGTCGAGGAGATCGTTGATGAAAACGGCCTAAGGAACGAAGAAATCACGATTCGCATGACCGGTTGCCCGAATGGCTGTGCCCGGCATGCACTCGGGGAAATTGGTTTTATCGGTAAGGCACCTGGCAAATATAATATGTATCTCGGTGCTGCCTTCGACGGAAGCCGATTAAGCAAAATGTACCGTGAAAACATCGGTGAAGAAGAGATATTAAAAGAATTGCGTGTACTTCTTTCCCGATATGCAAAAGAACGTCAGCAAGGAGAGCATTTCGGAGACTTTGTCATCAATGCGGGCATTGTTAAAGAAGTGACGGATGGAATGAATTTTCATGATTGATTAAATGCAACGAGAGACAGGTATAATTTCCTGTCTCTTTTTGTATTCAAAATTTTTCCGGAGTGCAATGATAAGAATGATAACTAAGCCTGGAATACCGATAATGAAACAGGACCATTCACACTTATCGTTTATTTTTTTGACTTGCTGTTATTTTTATAGGCTACCTCTGCTTCAATCTCAATAAGATAATCCGGCGAAACCAGACTTTGCACCCCTACTGTAGAACGAGCTGTTTTTACTGGATTTTCCTTTGTATTAAAGAACAGAGCATAGGCATCAAACCAACCTTGATAATCTGGTTTATCTCCTTTGTTTGGATCTGGTGCGACATACACACGCAAATAGGTTACATCAGCGAGGGATAGTCCTTTAGTTTTCAAATCTGCTTTTAAATTTTCTAAGATTCCGATTGCCTGCTCTTCTGTATTGCCATATCTCTCATAAGTGGTTTTTCCATCCTTGTTTAAAAGAGGAGGGACTGTTCCGCTAAACAATAACCGGTTATAACTTTGAGGTACAGCAACTGAACTGGAAATCGCAGAAGATGTGGAGCCAAAGAAGGTCACTTTATCTGAGTTCAATTCATTTTTATCGTTACCTGCGGAAGCAAAAGAGATTCCTGTGATTAAACTTATACCTAATACTGAAGTAGTAATGACTGATTTCATGTTTTTTTTCATAAAGTCAGCTCCTTATCGAAAAGTATTCCTGAAAATTTATTATTCAGAGACCCCGGTTTGGAGAATGTCAACTTTGGTTTCTATTTTAATGTCCATCATGGGATAGATCTTTCTCCATTGTTCATAGGTCATTCTTTTATTTTTGGCGTGATATTTGGCCTTCAAGCCAATCGGGTCAATGTTTTTTTTTTGAAAATCTTTAATAAGACGGTTTGCCTGCCTATTTAAAGAAGCTTCCATTTCCTTTTCAATTACTTTTATCAACTTTTTATTGGTAAGATTGTCCCTTCGCATTGATTCTTTAATTTGTCCTTTAATTTTGAGCTTAATCGTAATGGACGGATTTCGCTCGGAGTTGGATACCTCATAATTTGAACCACTTCGGATACTTTCCACTACGATATCACTTTTC
The DNA window shown above is from Peribacillus sp. FSL P2-0133 and carries:
- a CDS encoding Rid family hydrolase — translated: MKKNMKSVITTSVLGISLITGISFASAGNDKNELNSDKVTFFGSTSSAISSSVAVPQSYNRLLFSGTVPPLLNKDGKTTYERYGNTEEQAIGILENLKADLKTKGLSLADVTYLRVYVAPDPNKGDKPDYQGWFDAYALFFNTKENPVKTARSTVGVQSLVSPDYLIEIEAEVAYKNNSKSKK
- the cysI gene encoding assimilatory sulfite reductase (NADPH) hemoprotein subunit codes for the protein MVNPLLKALLKAPEGPPSDVEQIKDKSDYLRGTLGKVMQDRISAGIPDDDNRLMKHHGSYLQDDRDLRNERQKQKLEPAYQFMLRVRMPGGVAQPSQWLVMDDLAQKYGNGTLKLTTRQTFQMHGILKWNMKKTIQEIHASMLDTIAACGDVNRNVMCNSIPFQSEIHSEVYEWSKKLSDYLLPRTRAYHEIWLDEEKVVGTPEVEEVEPMYGKLYLPRKFKIGIAVPPSNDIDVYSQDLGFIAIVENGKLVGFNVAIGGGMGMTHGDKATYPQLAKIIGFCNPDQILDVAEKVITIQRDYGNRSVRKNARFKYTVDRIGLEAVKAELENRLEWKLEEARTYHFDNNGDRYGWVKGMQGKWHFTLFVEGGRIADINDYKLMTGLREIAKIHSGDFRLTANQNLIIADVSSQQKKKIIELLETYGLTDGAHHSALRRSSIACVALPTCGLAMAEAERYLPVLLDKVEEIVDENGLRNEEITIRMTGCPNGCARHALGEIGFIGKAPGKYNMYLGAAFDGSRLSKMYRENIGEEEILKELRVLLSRYAKERQQGEHFGDFVINAGIVKEVTDGMNFHD
- a CDS encoding assimilatory sulfite reductase (NADPH) flavoprotein subunit, with protein sequence MQLQVSNSPFNHEQAERLNSLLPNLTETQKVWLSGYLTASLSVSNMSSADAPVLEAQSSVKTVSKEVTILYGSQSGNAQGLAENAASKLEGNGFQVTISSMSDFKFNNLKKVQNLLISVSTHGEGDPPDNTLSFHEYLHGRRAPSLEGLRFSVLALGDSSYEFFCETGKQFDKRLEELGGTRLFPRMDCDLDYDEPASEWLAGVISSLNEGQGSSVAAVPATMASVGEQTYSRTNPFKAEVLENINLNGRGSNKETHHLELSLEGSGLTFEPGDSLGIYPKNDSDLVDMLLKELNWDPEETVKINKQGEVRQLRESLISDFEITVLTKSLIEQVAQLSDNEDLKELLVPGNEDRLKEYREGRDLLDFVRDFGSWGESAQEFVSILRKIPARLYSIASSLSAYPDEVHLTIGAVRYESHGRERKGVCSILCADQLQPGDMLPIYIQHNQNFKQPKNPDTPIIMVGPGTGIAPFRSFIQYREESEAKGKTWLFFGDQHFVTDFLYQTEWQKWLETGVLTKMDVAFSRDTDEKVYVQNRMREHSGELYEWLQEGAAVYICGDEKNMAHDVHNTLIEIIEKEGNMSHADAQAYLEELQQNKRYQRDVY